One segment of Paraburkholderia bonniea DNA contains the following:
- the rpmJ gene encoding 50S ribosomal protein L36, with amino-acid sequence MKVMASVKRICRNCKIIKRKGVVRVICSSDPRHKQRQG; translated from the coding sequence ATGAAAGTGATGGCATCGGTTAAGCGCATTTGTCGCAATTGTAAGATCATCAAGCGCAAAGGCGTTGTGCGGGTGATTTGCAGTTCTGATCCGCGCCACAAACAGCGTCAAGGCTGA
- the rpsK gene encoding 30S ribosomal protein S11 — protein MAKASNNSAAQRVRKKVKKNVAEGVVHVHASFNNTIITITDRQGNALAWATSGGQGFKGSRKSTPFAAQVAAESAGRVAMEYGVKNLEVRIKGPGPGRESAVRALHGLGIKITAISDVTPVPHNGCRPSKRRRI, from the coding sequence ATGGCTAAGGCTTCGAACAACTCTGCGGCGCAACGCGTTCGCAAAAAGGTTAAGAAAAACGTAGCGGAAGGTGTAGTTCACGTTCATGCTTCGTTTAACAATACCATCATTACAATCACCGATCGCCAAGGCAATGCACTTGCTTGGGCTACGTCAGGTGGTCAGGGTTTCAAGGGTTCACGTAAATCGACTCCGTTTGCAGCTCAGGTCGCAGCCGAATCGGCTGGACGTGTTGCAATGGAATACGGTGTAAAGAACCTTGAAGTTCGCATCAAGGGCCCTGGCCCTGGCCGCGAATCAGCCGTTCGGGCTCTCCATGGCCTTGGAATCAAAATCACGGCAATTTCTGACGTGACGCCTGTTCCACATAACGGTTGCCGTCCATCGAAACGTCGTCGTATTTAA
- the dsbD gene encoding protein-disulfide reductase DsbD — MLNSISRYARVVRVNLALIVSCFVLVSLSLSQAFAADEFLDPADAFKFSAEQRTGGIDVHFKIADGYYMYREQFAFAVRNGSATLGAAQLPDGKIKFDQTFQKDVETYRHDLTIHVPVEQAAGPFDLVVTSQGCADAGICYPPAEHSYRVSGAALQGASATTGESGAISAVTGDMPWYERATSLDYAQSLLQGGGFLGIIGLYFLAGLVLSLLPCSYPMIPILSAIIIGEGARVTRARGFSLSLSYVLGMALVYTALGVAAALVGQSLGAWLQNPWVLGAFGVLLSAFALLLMGGIDISLPARWQDSVSRTSARHSGGKFFAVAVMGALSALVVGACMTAPLFAVLAFIAHTGNALLGGAALFAMGVGLGVPLLLIGLGAGALLPRAGAWMNSVKVFFGVMLLAAALWIVWPVLDETALMLLGVLWLLVVAASLGFGLPFTAGSSIWRRLARGFSVLCLIWAGFMLAGLAGGSGDPLRPLAVFVPLAGASTAPAPGVKAHGALAFAPVRSSAELDQVLAASPKRVMLDFYADWCVSCKEMEKFTFSDPRVVAALKSFDLVQADVTANSPDDQALLKRFKLFGPPGIIFFDQDGKEVMRVVGYESADKFLRSLERVTN; from the coding sequence ATGCTTAATTCAATCTCTCGCTATGCGCGCGTTGTGCGCGTCAATTTGGCACTGATTGTGTCCTGTTTTGTTCTTGTATCGCTTTCGCTGAGTCAGGCGTTTGCCGCTGACGAGTTTCTCGATCCGGCCGATGCATTTAAATTTAGCGCGGAACAACGGACTGGCGGTATTGATGTCCATTTCAAGATCGCTGACGGTTACTACATGTACCGTGAACAATTTGCTTTTGCAGTCCGTAATGGGAGCGCGACGCTTGGTGCAGCGCAACTGCCCGATGGGAAGATCAAGTTTGACCAGACGTTTCAGAAAGACGTCGAAACATATCGCCATGATTTGACAATACATGTACCGGTCGAGCAGGCTGCGGGCCCATTCGATCTGGTTGTGACGTCGCAAGGGTGTGCCGATGCGGGCATTTGCTACCCGCCTGCTGAACATAGTTACCGGGTGAGTGGGGCCGCATTGCAAGGCGCGTCAGCGACGACTGGCGAATCTGGCGCGATATCTGCCGTAACCGGTGACATGCCTTGGTACGAGCGGGCGACTAGTCTGGATTACGCGCAATCCTTACTACAGGGTGGTGGTTTTCTCGGCATCATCGGCTTGTATTTTCTCGCTGGTCTGGTGCTGAGCCTTCTGCCTTGTTCGTACCCGATGATCCCGATTCTTTCGGCGATCATCATTGGCGAGGGTGCCCGGGTTACGCGAGCGCGTGGGTTTTCGCTGTCGCTGTCCTATGTTCTTGGCATGGCGCTGGTTTATACCGCTTTGGGGGTTGCCGCTGCGCTTGTTGGCCAGAGTCTTGGTGCGTGGTTGCAAAACCCATGGGTGCTCGGTGCTTTCGGCGTTTTGTTGAGCGCATTTGCATTGCTGTTGATGGGTGGGATAGATATCTCGCTGCCTGCACGCTGGCAAGACAGTGTTTCGCGGACCTCGGCGCGTCATTCCGGCGGAAAATTTTTTGCGGTCGCGGTGATGGGCGCGCTTTCTGCGTTGGTGGTCGGTGCCTGCATGACGGCACCGCTGTTTGCTGTGCTGGCCTTTATCGCTCATACCGGCAATGCGCTGCTTGGTGGTGCTGCATTATTTGCGATGGGAGTCGGTCTGGGTGTGCCGTTGTTGTTGATTGGGCTGGGCGCGGGGGCATTATTGCCGCGCGCGGGTGCCTGGATGAATAGCGTGAAGGTTTTCTTCGGCGTGATGTTGCTCGCCGCGGCGTTGTGGATCGTGTGGCCGGTGCTGGATGAAACCGCGCTTATGTTGCTTGGTGTGCTGTGGTTGCTGGTCGTGGCCGCTAGCCTCGGGTTTGGGCTGCCATTCACGGCTGGCAGTTCAATCTGGCGACGTTTGGCACGCGGGTTCAGTGTGCTTTGTCTAATCTGGGCTGGATTCATGCTGGCTGGGCTGGCCGGGGGCTCTGGTGACCCGCTGCGCCCTCTGGCGGTGTTTGTGCCGCTTGCCGGTGCTTCTACTGCGCCTGCGCCGGGCGTTAAGGCTCACGGCGCACTGGCGTTTGCGCCGGTGCGCTCATCCGCCGAGCTGGACCAGGTGCTCGCTGCATCGCCGAAACGAGTCATGCTCGATTTTTACGCGGACTGGTGCGTGAGCTGCAAAGAAATGGAGAAATTTACGTTTTCTGATCCACGTGTGGTTGCCGCACTAAAGTCGTTTGATTTGGTGCAGGCCGATGTCACTGCGAATAGTCCCGATGACCAGGCGCTACTCAAACGTTTCAAACTGTTCGGCCCGCCGGGGATTATTTTCTTCGATCAGGACGGGAAAGAAGTCATGCGTGTGGTTGGCTACGAGTCAGCGGATAAATTCCTGCGTAGCCTGGAGCGTGTGACTAATTAG
- the yihA gene encoding ribosome biogenesis GTP-binding protein YihA/YsxC has product MSFLLHQSRFFTTVNHLRDLPATPQPEVAFAGRSNAGKSTAINILCNQKRLAFASKTPGRTQHINYFSVGPADEPTAHLVDLPGYGYAEVPHDAKAHWEALLSMYLQSRAQLRGMILMMDSRRPLTDLDRRMIEWFAPTGKPIHTLLTKSDKLTRQESVNALRATQKGLAEYRTAGYQGELTAQLFSALKRVGIEEAHEHLERWLAPSANDVPASA; this is encoded by the coding sequence ATGTCCTTCCTGCTCCACCAGTCCCGCTTCTTTACCACCGTCAATCACTTGCGTGATTTGCCGGCAACACCGCAACCAGAAGTCGCCTTTGCCGGCCGCTCAAACGCAGGAAAATCAACGGCCATCAACATTCTGTGCAACCAGAAGCGTCTTGCATTTGCCAGTAAAACGCCTGGACGCACGCAGCACATCAACTATTTCTCGGTCGGCCCAGCCGATGAGCCAACCGCCCATCTGGTCGACCTGCCCGGCTACGGTTACGCCGAAGTGCCACACGATGCCAAGGCTCACTGGGAAGCATTACTGTCGATGTATCTACAGTCGCGCGCGCAATTGCGCGGGATGATTCTAATGATGGATTCCCGCCGGCCACTCACCGATCTCGACCGGCGCATGATCGAATGGTTTGCGCCCACTGGCAAACCCATTCACACACTCCTCACGAAGAGCGACAAACTGACGCGGCAAGAAAGCGTCAATGCGTTACGCGCGACGCAAAAAGGCCTAGCCGAGTACCGCACGGCAGGCTATCAGGGCGAACTGACCGCGCAGCTTTTTTCGGCGCTTAAACGCGTCGGAATTGAGGAAGCACACGAGCACCTCGAGCGCTGGCTCGCTCCAAGCGCAAATGACGTTCCGGCAAGCGCTTAA
- the rpsM gene encoding 30S ribosomal protein S13 produces MARIAGVNIPNHQHTEIGLMAIYGIGRTRSRGICVAAGVAFSKKVKDLNDADLEKLREEVGKFIVEGDLRRETTMSIKRLMDLGCYRGVRHRKGLPLRGQRTRTNARTRKGPRRAAQSLKK; encoded by the coding sequence ATGGCTCGTATCGCAGGGGTTAATATCCCGAATCACCAGCATACTGAAATTGGCTTGATGGCAATTTACGGTATTGGTCGCACGCGCTCACGCGGTATCTGCGTCGCCGCTGGTGTGGCATTTTCGAAAAAGGTCAAAGACCTGAACGACGCAGATCTCGAAAAGCTGCGTGAAGAAGTCGGCAAGTTCATAGTGGAAGGCGACTTACGTCGTGAAACCACAATGAGCATCAAGCGTCTGATGGATCTCGGTTGCTATCGTGGTGTGCGGCATCGCAAGGGCTTGCCCCTGCGTGGACAGCGTACGCGTACTAATGCCCGTACCCGCAAGGGTCCGCGTCGTGCAGCGCAATCGCTGAAGAAGTAA
- the hemB gene encoding porphobilinogen synthase, with translation MSIYPHYRPRRMRRDDFSRRLMRENTLSVNDLIYPVFITEGTNVRQAVPSMPGVERVSVDLLLGVAEQCVKLGVPVLSLFPVIEPSLKTPDGREATRAEGLIPRAVRELKKHFPDLGVLTDVALDPYTSHGQDGVLDESGYVINDETVEILVEQAQVQAAAGVDIVAPSDMMDGRIGAIREMLESEDYVHTRIMAYSAKFASAFYGPFRDAVGSATNLGKSNKMTYQMDPANSDEALREVRADIEEGADMVMVKPGMPYLDIVRRVKDEFRFPTYVYQVSGEYAMLKAAAQNGWLDHDKAMMESLLAFKRAGADGILTYFALDAARILQAPK, from the coding sequence ATGAGCATCTACCCTCACTACCGCCCGCGCCGCATGCGCCGCGACGACTTCTCACGTCGCTTGATGCGAGAAAACACCCTGAGCGTCAACGACCTGATCTATCCCGTATTCATTACGGAAGGGACCAACGTGCGGCAAGCCGTGCCTTCGATGCCAGGCGTCGAACGGGTTTCGGTCGATTTACTGCTGGGCGTTGCTGAGCAGTGCGTCAAACTGGGCGTACCCGTACTGTCGCTGTTCCCCGTTATCGAGCCATCACTAAAAACACCCGACGGCCGCGAAGCAACCCGCGCGGAAGGATTGATTCCCCGAGCAGTGCGCGAGCTTAAAAAACACTTCCCGGATCTTGGCGTGCTGACCGACGTCGCACTCGACCCCTACACAAGCCACGGCCAGGACGGCGTACTCGACGAATCCGGCTATGTAATTAACGACGAAACCGTTGAAATTCTCGTTGAACAGGCACAAGTCCAGGCTGCGGCGGGAGTCGATATCGTGGCACCGTCCGACATGATGGACGGGCGTATCGGTGCAATCCGCGAAATGCTGGAAAGCGAAGACTATGTCCATACGCGAATCATGGCTTACTCGGCCAAATTTGCTTCGGCATTCTATGGACCGTTCCGTGATGCCGTGGGCTCCGCGACAAACCTCGGCAAGAGCAACAAGATGACTTACCAGATGGACCCCGCCAACTCTGACGAAGCGCTCCGCGAAGTGCGCGCCGACATTGAAGAAGGTGCGGATATGGTGATGGTCAAGCCTGGCATGCCCTACCTGGATATCGTGCGTCGCGTGAAAGATGAGTTCCGCTTTCCGACGTATGTGTACCAGGTGAGTGGCGAATACGCGATGCTCAAGGCTGCCGCACAAAACGGCTGGCTAGATCATGACAAAGCAATGATGGAGTCTCTGCTGGCATTTAAACGCGCGGGAGCAGACGGCATCCTGACCTACTTCGCACTGGATGCAGCACGGATTCTTCAAGCGCCAAAGTAA
- the rpsD gene encoding 30S ribosomal protein S4 — MARYIGPKAKLSRREGTDLFLKSARRSLADKCKLDSKPGQHGRTSGARTSDYGTQLREKQKVKRIYGVLERQFRRYFADADRRKGNTGENLLQLLESRLDNVVYRMGFGSTRAEARQLVSHKAILLNGVVTNIPSAQVKAGDVVAIREQAKKQVRIAESLSLAEQGGLASWVSVDAKKFEGIYKQMPERSDIAGDINESLIVELYSR, encoded by the coding sequence GTGGCACGCTATATCGGCCCCAAGGCCAAGCTTTCCCGTCGTGAAGGCACCGATCTTTTCCTGAAAAGCGCTCGTCGCTCCCTGGCTGATAAATGCAAGCTTGATAGCAAGCCAGGTCAGCATGGTCGTACTTCTGGTGCACGTACGTCAGACTACGGTACCCAGTTGCGTGAAAAGCAAAAAGTGAAGCGTATTTACGGTGTGCTGGAGCGTCAGTTCCGCCGTTATTTTGCAGATGCCGACCGTCGTAAAGGTAATACGGGTGAAAACCTGCTGCAATTGCTGGAGTCGCGTCTCGATAACGTTGTTTACCGTATGGGCTTTGGCTCAACACGTGCTGAGGCTCGTCAGCTCGTTAGCCACAAGGCGATCCTGCTGAATGGCGTGGTAACCAACATTCCTTCTGCGCAAGTTAAGGCAGGCGATGTGGTTGCTATTCGTGAGCAGGCTAAAAAGCAGGTCCGGATTGCTGAGTCCTTGTCGCTGGCTGAGCAAGGTGGTCTGGCTAGCTGGGTATCAGTCGATGCGAAGAAGTTTGAAGGCATATACAAGCAAATGCCGGAACGCAGCGATATTGCTGGCGATATCAATGAAAGCCTGATTGTCGAATTGTATTCGCGCTAA
- a CDS encoding integrase core domain-containing protein gives MQFIRPSSPVEKAHIESLNGRLREKCLNQRAFISLDNARERIEAWRVDYNTVRPHSTLGQLAPNQFQHCINRKPARYLTCEWCTRWGKVTRTVGAQLTLTKTLSSHCADKKQKARSKPGFLLESVELTRLHSRFLLQ, from the coding sequence CTGCAATTCATCAGGCCCAGCAGCCCCGTGGAAAAAGCGCACATCGAGAGCTTAAATGGACGACTGCGCGAAAAGTGTTTAAACCAGCGCGCGTTCATCAGCCTTGATAACGCACGCGAACGTATTGAGGCCTGGCGAGTCGACTACAACACGGTTCGTCCGCATAGCACCCTCGGACAACTGGCACCGAACCAATTCCAGCATTGCATCAACCGAAAACCTGCCCGCTACCTAACTTGCGAATGGTGTACTCGGTGGGGTAAGGTCACTCGCACGGTCGGCGCCCAACTTACGCTAACAAAAACACTTTCCTCTCATTGCGCGGATAAAAAGCAAAAAGCCAGGTCGAAACCTGGCTTTTTGTTGGAGTCAGTCGAGCTTACTCGGCTTCACTCACGTTTTCTTCTTCAGTGA
- the rplQ gene encoding 50S ribosomal protein L17 → MRHRHGLRKLNRTSSHRLAMLRNMCNSVIQHEVIKTTLPKAKELRKVLEPLITLGKKPSLANRRLAFNRLRDRDSVTKLFEVLGPRYETRPGGYLRVLKFGFRVGDNAPMALVELLDRPEITEEENVSEAE, encoded by the coding sequence ATGCGTCACCGTCATGGTTTGCGGAAACTGAACCGCACGAGCAGTCACCGTCTGGCAATGCTCCGTAATATGTGTAACTCGGTCATTCAGCACGAAGTCATCAAGACAACGTTGCCTAAGGCAAAAGAGCTGCGCAAAGTCCTCGAGCCTTTGATTACGCTCGGTAAAAAGCCTTCACTGGCCAATCGTCGTCTCGCGTTCAATCGTCTGCGCGACCGTGATTCAGTAACGAAGCTTTTCGAAGTGCTCGGCCCACGTTACGAAACCCGCCCAGGTGGTTACCTGCGCGTTTTGAAGTTTGGTTTCCGTGTGGGTGACAACGCGCCGATGGCTTTGGTTGAGTTGCTCGATCGTCCGGAAATCACTGAAGAAGAAAACGTGAGTGAAGCCGAGTAA
- a CDS encoding c-type cytochrome: MNRLGKFLVVLHTAAGLSVLVAQAHAADPVKPDLNRGQAIAAQVCASCHGADGNSAGGAFPKLAGQHPEYLVKQLKDYKTQPGAKQAARNNPIMAGMAAALSEQDMINVSAFYASQVAKPGYAHNKETLALGQKIYRGGIAERGVPACASCHGPTGQGIPSQYPRLSGQWADYVAAQLVAFQQGPGGRNNNEPMHATAQRLSDKEIKAVADYIAGLH; encoded by the coding sequence ATGAACCGACTGGGCAAGTTTCTGGTGGTACTTCACACGGCGGCAGGTCTTTCAGTTTTAGTCGCACAGGCGCACGCGGCAGATCCGGTGAAGCCTGATCTCAACCGGGGGCAGGCTATTGCAGCGCAGGTTTGCGCTTCGTGTCACGGTGCAGATGGCAATAGCGCTGGCGGGGCTTTCCCTAAACTGGCCGGGCAGCATCCTGAATATCTGGTCAAGCAGTTGAAGGACTACAAAACTCAGCCAGGTGCCAAACAGGCTGCGCGCAACAACCCGATTATGGCGGGCATGGCTGCGGCCCTTTCCGAACAGGACATGATCAACGTTTCTGCTTTTTATGCGTCACAGGTGGCTAAGCCCGGGTATGCGCATAACAAGGAAACGCTGGCGCTCGGTCAAAAAATTTACCGTGGCGGAATCGCTGAGAGGGGCGTGCCAGCCTGCGCCAGCTGCCATGGGCCAACCGGCCAGGGTATCCCGTCGCAGTATCCGCGCTTGTCCGGGCAGTGGGCAGACTATGTTGCAGCGCAATTGGTCGCGTTCCAGCAAGGGCCTGGGGGGCGCAATAACAACGAACCGATGCATGCCACCGCACAGCGTTTGTCCGATAAAGAAATCAAGGCGGTAGCCGATTACATCGCGGGCCTGCATTAA
- a CDS encoding DNA-directed RNA polymerase subunit alpha, which produces MQTSLLKPKIIAVESLGESHAKVVMEPFERGYGHTLGNALRRVLLSSMLGYAPTEVTIAGVVHEYSTLDGVQEDVVNLLLNLKGVVFKLHNRDEVTVSLRKDGEGVVTARDIELAHDCEVINPDHVIAHLSKGGSLDVQIKIEKGRGYVPGNVRQYGDESGKIIGRIVLDASFSPVQRVSYSVENARVEQRTDLDKLVMNIETNGVISPEEAIRQAARILVDQLSVFAALEGTEAMAEAPSRAPQIDPILLRPVDDLELTVRSANCLKAENIYYIGDLIQRTENELLKTPNLGRKSLNEIKEVLASRGLTLGMKLENWPPAGLDK; this is translated from the coding sequence ATGCAAACCAGTTTGTTGAAACCCAAGATTATCGCTGTTGAGTCCCTCGGCGAAAGTCATGCAAAAGTGGTCATGGAGCCGTTTGAACGTGGCTATGGTCATACCTTGGGAAATGCGCTTCGGCGTGTGTTGCTGTCTTCAATGCTCGGTTATGCTCCGACCGAAGTCACAATCGCTGGTGTAGTTCATGAATATTCAACGCTGGATGGTGTACAGGAAGACGTAGTCAATCTGTTACTGAACCTGAAAGGGGTTGTATTCAAGCTGCATAACCGCGATGAAGTCACGGTTTCTTTGCGTAAAGATGGTGAAGGTGTTGTTACTGCACGTGATATCGAGCTGGCTCACGATTGCGAGGTGATTAACCCTGATCATGTGATTGCGCATTTATCCAAGGGCGGAAGCCTGGATGTACAGATTAAGATTGAGAAAGGCCGTGGATACGTGCCAGGAAATGTTCGCCAGTATGGGGACGAATCCGGCAAAATCATTGGCCGGATTGTGCTGGATGCGTCGTTTTCGCCTGTTCAGCGTGTCAGCTATTCGGTTGAAAACGCTCGCGTAGAGCAGCGTACTGATCTCGATAAGCTGGTGATGAATATCGAAACCAATGGTGTGATTTCACCAGAGGAAGCGATTCGCCAAGCGGCACGTATTCTGGTCGATCAATTGTCGGTGTTTGCTGCGCTTGAAGGTACTGAGGCGATGGCTGAAGCGCCGTCACGTGCACCGCAGATTGATCCGATTCTGTTGCGTCCGGTGGATGACCTTGAGTTGACTGTTCGTTCGGCAAATTGCCTGAAAGCAGAGAATATCTACTACATCGGCGATTTGATTCAGCGTACAGAAAATGAGTTGCTGAAAACACCAAATCTTGGTCGCAAGTCGTTGAATGAGATCAAGGAAGTGTTGGCTTCCCGAGGGCTGACTCTCGGCATGAAGCTCGAAAACTGGCCGCCGGCTGGTCTCGACAAGTAA